AAACTGTCACATACCTCATCTACAACGGTTTCCGCCATCTTCCTCGCAGTGAACGGACTCTCTTCTTTATCCTTAGATCCTCTTTTGCCACGTGAATGACTACAAAATGCCAATATTACATTGTAATTATGTTAACAGCGTTTAAGTCTAGATTAATTAagaatttttactatattaaatGCTCTTCACTATAATGCTAAACAAagacaattcaatttcaaattaaatttcagTACCAAGTGATTCTGACAGTTGCTTTAagttttcatcaattttagtCAAAATTTCGAACAACATTCTAAGATATAACTGttcacaatcattaaaaaatacatacaacaCACGTAAAATCCACTCACAAACCTACCTATTTGAAAGAGCTTCTGTTAATTCTTtctgcaagaaaaaaataaacttctGTAAGATAATCATAATGTGTATCAAATTTGATACATGGTTCAAAtccaaatatattaatataatgtcGGCAAACGCATGAAAAGTTGCGATAAGTGCATTTTCCTATTTGACAACTGTGACATTTATTTACGACATACGTGAACTTTCGCCACAGCATCCTCAGATTGTCTCCTCGGCCTTTGTCCATTCCTGTGTTCATTTTCTGCACGGAAAAATGACGATAAAACGAAGTAAATGTTTGTATGCATGTTTTTTGTGTATAAGTTCATACAATCTGAATTACTACATATTGTGTTATTCATCTAGATGCTACTGATGTacagaaaaagattttttgattATGAGTCCAACATccatacatctacatgtatttctgaaaACTTTTTTACAACCACGTGACCACATTGTACCTTTGGCGGGTTTCGCCGAGACGTCCCTTCCGGTTTGCCTGGGTGGTACTGAGGGTATGTCGGTAGTGGGTAGTGCCGGTTTATTGGTGTCCTCGCCGGGGAGTGGGGCCGGGGGTCGCTCCTTGTATGCATCCTTGTTCGGTATCCGGCGCGGGGGTGGAGGGGCGGGGACCGATATATCCTCGTCATCGGATACTAAGCAATAGAATccaaaatgatatttaatttgaaattcaactGGTATTAgtaaaagtatattttataattcatgTAGAACGCGGACTAAgtaattacaattaatttttactaaattattaTCTTATTAAAGTTACAGTAGTTAAAAATGTCGTAATAACATGGACAGTTAAAACAGTCACTATAGTGACATTGAAACAGTTTCAGTAATTACCTTCTTACAGTAACACTGATAACCTTGTAACAGTTTCAGTAATTACCTTGCAACAGTTTCagtcaggcttggggcgaattacattgtaaagtaatgcattacattaccattacttcatgaatttgggcattaaattactattaccattacttgattttcttgaagtaatgcattacatgagtaaagtaatgcattaccattaccattacttttttttttaaagtaaagctatcaaagagtttttgcaaatgtttcaaatataaaacactctttaacatatcttcaggttcatgctcagtatcaggttcaaattcaatgactacatgtatacaagagtcattctttatttgctcaatatataattatattgtggcattatgaacattaaataagttatatatatatagacatttatatatttatagacatttgccatgatacaatgtcagatacgaaatagagacacagaattacatgcataacaaaaaacaatttatggaataatgttgcggttattAAAAGCTGAATAGAGATATTTCTCCAGAtgacacaaatctttataattttggacacttatgtgtataagtttataattaaacatgatttttcccagttatagtttttaatatttttaaatcgtATTTCTTTCTACTGAGGACAACTCAAGACAatagattgctgttgcactttatgatcgaagtttcaaagggttcatcttttaaccgcatcctgttagtttgaaaatcttcccagctatactaaataaatgttttacaggaaCAGTCGAAGCTTGGACcgaaaaatactgtttgacgatctatATCTTAGGAtgtattaagtgcaataatagaaaaaatgtaataaataataaataagtaatgcaaagtaatgccatgtaatgctagcattacactagattttggaaagtaatgaattacattaccattacttgtaatgctaattttgtggcattacacagtactagcattactttgaaaaaatgtaatgcattgcaatgcataaccattacatttagcattaccccaagcctggttTCAGTTATTATCTTGTAACAGttacaataataacattttcagtaatatcttaaaaagtttCAGTAAATATCTTTTAACAGTTACTCTGACGACCTTGTAACTGTTTCAGTAATTACTTTACAACAGTTTCATTAATTATCTTGTAACAGTtacaaaaataacattgtaacagtTTAAGTAATTACCTTACAATAGTTTCAGTAATTATCTTGTAACCGTTACAAAAATAACAGTTTCAGTAATCACCTTAGAAGATTTTCAGTAATTATCTTGTAACAATTACCCTAATGACGTTTTAACATTCATGTCACGTCCTTATTGTAACTTCACCACATTAACTTACACTAAATACTTTCATATTTGATAACTAGTAACATTCGCCAATATAAAAGATTGTATAATAAATGATATGTTATTGGAACAAACAGTCTCTGTTATGCCATTGTAAATTTAGTGTAATGTTCTTGTTACATTCACAGCCATAAATTAAATCGTAAAATTAAATGCAATCATCATGACCTTGCAacataaactgtattttttctctcattcACTGTaataaacttaaatattcaCCTCagcaaaagttttaaaatgcttcataaaacaaatatttatccaaaaatatatGACCTGATTTTTGGAGTTCAAAAATCAAGATTAATTTCTGTAATTAGCAAATTGCGCTTCGATGAAATATCGTATCAGCTACCAAAATAAGCGTGTAGGTTTAAGATATCtttaaatgttatattattatttttatgtaaataaacaactatTTTTCAATTGTCTCACCATCATCCTTTCcctttaatttgaatttgagtGCGTAGTCACTCGTGACTTTGAAGGCATTAGTGTCACCATAGATGTCAGTTTCAATTTCTTGATACGTCATCGATTTGTCGTCCTCTTCCGCGGCCGCCTGTTTCCCGGCTCTCCTGAAGACAGGAACCCCAAATTGTTTTACTTCTTTCATAATTTGTTTCATAAGACACAATgaatcaaaataacacaagtgtTTTAAGCCGCGATTAAGACTAATTTATTTAAAGCCCCTCCCCTTTTCTTCAGGAAATTTGCTGCGACCTTTCAGTTAGATCCATATTTCacatataacatttaaaaacttACTTATACGTGTAATAGTAGTTATCTGACTTCTGGCCATTAGCTTTGACTAGCTGACTTTTAATATGCTTCATCCAttcctgaaaataaaaaaaaataattaagaaataattgatttatttcactATTCAATGGCAAGCAATCCGAAATGTAGCAAATGCATCAATATTCGATTACATGTTGGTACGttttaaaatctatatttacatttttctagTGTCTATGTCTGCGATAAAAATTTgtctttaattttcaataattacaTAATTGAAACATTGCTTAAAACCTTTACACCGCGTGGTAATTAATACACTCGAAAACCAGCATTCACTAATGGGAcacaaaaattgtttaaatgataaaaatataatgtaaaaatgtcaGCAAATTTAATTCTACGTACAATGGTATATTTTGCGTTAGTTTAAAGTACAATTGGACACATGCTGATTTCCcgtattcagaaaaaaaaacctcacgTGATGTGGCAACCTAAAAAACGTATGTTGGTGACTGGCCAATGCACATGCGCATGTTTATGCGCATGAAATGTGCCAACTTTCTTAACAATTTGGCCTAATGAAGCACAACACTCAGTTACTACCAAGAATAAATATAGAACATCCAATCAAAAATGCCATTGAATTTATTAGAAAgatccattttttaaagtttatcatTATGACCAAAACACAATCTAAGGTTTCCTGAACATTGTAAAAAACTGTTTGATGCGGCGTGTAAAAGTTGACTTAGCGGTCATCATATTTAGCGAATTTTGAGCTACTTTTAGACTGCTGATACATATAATCATgcatgattaaaaatatttagaagtCTAATTACTTATTAATCAAATGCCATTCAATTGGTAAGGAAGATTGCGAATAAATTTGGAGGCATGAATTTAATTGAGCAAACTTATGAACTTTTACAGTTCGTTTTACAGTAAAGAAAGTAAAGCATTTCCAAACCGATAAAATCACCCAATTTTGCAATATATCTATTGCAGTTCAGTAAACGCAGGttgtataatgttttttttcctattttgtttgatttttgtttggtttgttatggtgtttgttttgtttttttcgtttgttttgttttgattttgttttgtttctttttgttttgttttttttatttgttttttttttttcttttcttttattttttagagagagagagagagagagagagagagagagagagagagagagagagagagagagagagagagagacttgcCTTCATTTCTTTCTCAGATCCAGCAGCAAAGAAGTAGGTTTTATAATCTGGTGAGGCATGGACAACCTTAAAGGCAAAAGGGGCCACCTTGGGGGAAACCTTTTCCTGTGCTCTACTGACCCTGAAGAAAAGGTGGCAGTTTAAAATTGGGAATATTTATGGTGATAAGCTGtttgttgaaatttaattttatatttgttaacttATAAACTGTTAGTCAACATGTAATCATTTCAgagttttacatgtaaatacacatgtaaacaataacatgaAATTTCAAAGggttatgtacatatatatagcGGGCAGTCGCTGAACACACAATAAGTGTTTACGATAACAAAgtaactttaaaatatatatatatatatatatatatatatatatatatatatatatatatatatatatatatatatatatatatatatatatatatatatataatttttatcaaccaaCGAGGCCACAAAGAGGCGAATAGGTTTTTAAGCATACTAGTTACGAATTACAAGTAAAAATCTTAAAGTTGTATTAAATACTTCTACCAGCTGTACATGAATATTAGTTCATAAAATGTGAATAACTTACGAATTACACTTGTAATAAGTTACAGACAACTTACGATTTAGATACTGTACTTACGTATTGTAGCCATACAGTGTGAATTTCCCGGCAGGACGGGTGctgtattcatttttaaagtaataaataCATCCTCCGCTTAGCACCATGTAAATCTGAGGCCCTGcgtaaacaaaatacaatattgaaaaagaaaacacaataatttttttgttcagaTTTGAGCCACACTAAATTGGACTTTTTTTGCTGTGGTTGGATATGTTAAGAATTTTACTCATAAAagatatatacactgtatagtTTAACAGCGTGCAAAAGCACGACATTTGCACAGTGTGGTAGCTAGTATAATTGTTGTTCAAGGatgcaatgaatattttttgaaacgtTTCATTGAGAGTTCTAATTACATTGTGGAAACAATGTGGAAAAGGAAGTACTTTGAATTGTACCCGTATTAAGTAAATGAAAGAAGTAATAAACATCCTTGAAAATGCTtaaattttcctttattttctGCAGCAAACTGTGTATGTTCACATAACTACAAACACGTGTTTACAATACCTTAATTGTGCCAGAGGATATACGTAACTATATGAAACTCGAGACAGGATGACATTTAACTGGTATAAGGTTTATTATCTACCCCCCCCCATCTCCATTCCATAGGTATTCCTTTTTCTTGATTGTCaataataaacttaaaaaacggCGGTATGCATATCTATTTATGTGCTAGCCTTAGGATGCATTTACATAAGACATCTTAAAGATTGTTAAACCCccaaagaaagaaagaaagaaagaaagaaagaaagaaagaaagaaagaaagaaagaaagaaagaaagaaagaaagaaagaaagaaagagaaagaaagaaagaaagaaagaaagaaagaaagaaagaagaaaaagtcCTGAATTTATCCTGATATCCTGAGTACTGTTAAGATATCTTAACCCTAACCATGCAACATTAACTGTATTGAATATAATGAACATCAAATTGCTATGCCTTACTCAAGTGACCGTTAAAGCCCATGGGCCTCTGAAACTCTCTAATTACATACCGTAAGCTTACGCAATGGTATTGTACCAATCGCTTTGTTACGCTGCACTGAGTCTTACTATGACAAGAACTCTTAGTACATAACATAGCATGCTCTTGTAGAACACAGATGTAGTGAAACTTTTATCAAGTACTCATTGAAGTGGATATTACACTTACAGCGGAATTTGCCAATTCTGTTGATAAAGCTCTGCTTCCTCAGCCAGCCACAGTGACTGTAATCTTCTTGTAGCAGATCCTGACAACCTGCAGACAGAAGCAGATAGCTTGTAACAATATCCCAGAACGATATCTTttaacagtcaatatttcataAGAATATCTCAAACATTATCTACTAGTAGTATGTATATAACGCAACGATATCACACAACGATATCTCTAAGAATGTTTTGTAACAATATCCGGTAACAATTTATGATATCTCAAAAAAATATCTTGTAACGATATATTGTAACGATATATCGATACACTATACAGATATTGACAGCAGCTGTTTTTTTTACCCGATATCGGACCAGAGACCGAGAACAACACATCCGTTCCTGGGTCGAGCAATACAGTTGTTAAACAGGGGCTATAGTTTATTACATAGATAAAAGAAATCAGTAATAAAGTTATGAAATGTAAATTTCCCCCAATAAAAGTAAATGCAGAGAATAAACCCGACAAAAATGATAGTTTTCTTATCAGTATcgtattaataacaaattaatattagGACCTCTAATTACTGGAGATTTCCATTCAATTCCCGCGCTTTTTCGAGATGTTGTATtgtaacatgtatatatgtttcttATCATGGACAATTGTTGTTACTCGTCGTCTGCTACTGATATTCAGTAATCAGTTTACACGGCGTTAAACAAGAATGTATTATAATAGATAGGTTATATACAGTCATCGCACTTTCGGGGAAACGAgtgataaatatagatataatgTTGATGAATATAATGATCACCAAAatgaccttttaaaaaaaatttgaaactaACATCCTTAATGTACGTAGGAACAAAAAAGAAGTACAGCAAGAAAAGTACTGATTCAATGGGAAACCTAGTCTCTGTTTAAGTATTTGGAGGAAGAGGAAGAAAGACAGGACCAAACAAACGTCTATTGATGAATCAGAACCATCGGATGTTGGAAGAAAACTGTTTCTTGGAAGAGCATGATTtaaagaggcccatgggccgtATTGCTCATCTCACCAACAATTGCAATTTATCTCTCGAAATAGTGTGATTATTTTAATACACGCTGggcaataaaattaaatacatttatatccAAAATGAATGCATCGCATACTTTCATTCGTAAAAATGCAAGAAATATTAGttctttgtattttatattagcTCGAATATTAAACGATGAAACAAATTTaagtcaaatttaaaaatatcatatcttaagtatttgttttaataaagaaatcaaAGTCTATCATATTCCACACATCGGCGTTTGCTtatctagaatttttttaaattttttttacaaaattgcactccttttcaaatattattctCTTGACGACAGATACAGGTTTTCCTTTGAGCaaacataaaaacataaaagaagTTACCGCAAAATACAGTTATAGCGAGGGGCCGGGGACGGTCGATTATTACTTATATCCGGTCAgtttattatacaattttagGATAAGGGAGATAACCTGATATCGGTCTGAGTGTGAATTTGTTATAACGTCTTTGTTGTTgtcatgttttaattaatcatcgcaattaataaaaaagacGTTTTGCATCAAGTGAAGTTCAACGTTCAACAGACCAAGTGGTTGGAAAGAACAAACTTACCGGGTAcatgtaaaagattaaaaattgggaataaaaataaaaacaaaacgtgTTTCTCTGTGAAAAGTTGGTTTTTATGTTTACCTTTGCACTAGTGGTATTCATAGAAACACTAGCAATTTGCATGAATATATAGCCAGGTTTGCTTTCAGCAAAGCCTGACTAAAAACCATTCGCTttcggctcaggtgagctaaatcaATAACGagacatttattttgatttgcgagaataataaaatataattattaaatttaagaattcaCTTCTATTTCGTTGAGGATGTTCACTCGATAATGATTGAGggtggccgggggggggggggggggggggggggggcacgaAATTTGTTACAATTGAGCCATAACAAATTCTATAATGATTTCCCCGTGCATGTACAGGAATCAACGATTAAACATTACACAAGTGAGTCTTGAGgcagtatatatatatggcaTGTGATTGGTGGAGtgaatctgataattttttataccattatttttgtaagaataaaaaaaacttaccgATATTATCTAACGGTTGAGGAATCTTATGTTCTGACATCTCTCGTCTTTTTTACATTCTTATTCTGcctataaaataaatcatataggTATATAAGTTCATGTATAGCTTTAGTAAACACCAaaacaaaaaccccaaaacacgTACAagcaaattaacaaaattaattaaacaatcaCGAAAGAAATTCACAAACATCACGATAAAATCAAATACTGTCACAATAAGACAAACCAATCTAGTACTTCATATTTccgtattttatttttctacacTTCAAGGCGTGTATCTAATTTCAAAAGTATTGTTGAAATCAAGCACATGCAAAGCATGACGCCTCATCTTACAGTTAAAGAATATTGtctatggagagagagagagagagagagagagagagagagagagagagagagagagagagagagagagagagagagagagagagagagataatatGATGATTCTACTTtattattatacaaaatctcaGTTGGTgcttttataaatacaatgaattattgtttttattattaggtGAAAAGAAGAAGTTTATGTCAGAAGCCCACATCAGAAAAACAAATCGTAAATGATTTCATGGGCGTTTTTCGTCAGACACTGTGTCGAGATACTCACTATGtaacgaaaaaataaattaattagttATGCAATGTTTTAGTTGCATATCACTCAAATGTAATAACAACgtacccctctctctctctctctctctctctctctctctctctctctctctctctctcacacattttttctctgtctgtctctcgtTCTCTCTCTCCATGGTAACAAAcgattatatatatttccttgTATGTGCTTCTAGCAATTCATGAATGATGATGCTCATTCTATCTTCTCTCCGCCATAAACTGTGCTCATGATTGTATACAGTCTCTACTTCACTATAAGGAAGTCTGATAAGTTAACGTCAATTCTCAGTTAATACAGAAATACAGAAGAGCCTCTTTGTCAATTTGGGAAATCCGTAACCATTACATGAAAAAGTCAAACCAATTAAAACTAATGGAAATTCGAAACACTTTCAAATCGAGAAATACAATTATACCAATTGACAAGAAACGCAAATAAGATAAAGCATTACAGCGGAAGTACTCAATCTCCTTCGCATATCATGCAGTTGTTTCGGAcaactttaaaacgaaatatttgTGATATTAATAATACTTATTTCGAAATTAGGGCCTCATGGGGCGTGACATAAAGCAATTATAGTATACACGTATATTTACTAAATTTTCATTTGCACACACTTTAATGttcttttacatgtagtttatgtCAGAAGTAGTTGAGAGCTGGATGGACGAACAAATGGATCAAATGGATGGATGGATGATGAACGAGTGGATCAgatggatagatagatggatggatggatgatGAACGAATGGATCAgatggatagatagatggatggatggatgatGTACGAATGGATCAGATGGATAGATAAATGGATAGATGGATGATGGATGAATAGGTTATGAGTGGACCAATGCTTGCCACTATTAATAAATGGTTAATGAATAGTGAATACTTATTTATatcgttatcattttttttttgggggggggggggggtggctagGGAACATCTGTTGCTTTTAATGTCAAGCAAATCATCGACCTATATAGAAACCTCCAACTACATCAAAGGGGCTTTTAATGACTCGGTTTGATtggtctgtacatgtatatatatcctACCGGTATTTCTTCGAAAGTGAAAAGGAATCGGAACATGAGACATTGTATAGACTTTTATAAACACTTCTTGTTATTATCAAGTACTCGAGACATGCACATGTTTAGCGCCATGTTAAAGATGTTTTAGCAACGCATTAGGCATGTTGACTTTATCTACATAGATAAGAGAAataaatggatttcattttaaactatGGAATGCATGGGGAGAGTAAAATACACGCACTTAATAATGAAAATACTTAAAATCAAAgctgtttaaattttataaaagtgCAATGATTTCAAACTCAATTTAATTGATGATCAATAATTTGACCATCAAAAGTGCTTGATCTTTGGCAGGAGAATGATATTTATGTGCCGGAATTATGAATATGAAGTTAAGGaacttattaaaaattgtattatcTATACAGATGtttttggtgttttattttctgtgaaGTGCATGTTCATAATTTTAAGTACAAAGATGATGTTGTAGATAAATTTTACGACTGCATCTATGGGTATACATTAACATGACTAGCTCACATATTTCAATTATTCGACATTTTTTGCGGTCTTCATATACTAACCCCCCATACACACGCCGTAGTTCATTACAtcatccatatacatgtacacatcatctatacatgtacaaatcatccatataaacatgtacacacTATTCATACATGTCCAAATCgtccatacatgtacacatcatCCACATACATGTGCACATCATCCATACACATGTACACATCACCAATTCATGTACTCATCATCCACATTCATGTACACATcatccacatacatgtacacatcatccacatacatgtacacatcatCCATACACATGAACACATcaccaatacatgtacaaatcatccatacatgtacacatcagccacatacatgtacaaaccatCCATATATACATGCACACCCATCCATACATATACAAATCatccatacatgtacacatcatccatacatgtatacatcatccatacatgtacacatcatccatacatgtacacatcatccatacatgtatacatcatccatacacatgtacacatcacccatacatgtacaaatcgtccatatatacatgtacatccatccatacatgtacacatcatccatacatgtacaaatcatccatacatgtacatttcatccatatacatgtacacatcatCCATACACATGTACACATCATCTATACACATCAcccatacatgtacaaatcatccatatatacatgttcatCCATCCATACGTGTACAAATCgtccatatatacatgtacatccatccATAATTCCATACATATACAAATCATCCATACACATGTACAcatcattcatacatgtacaaatatccatatatacatgttcatccatccatacatgtacaaatcatccatatatacatgtacatccatccatacatatacaaatcatccatacacatgtacacatcattcatacatgtacaaatcatccaaatacatgtaaacattccccccttttttttgggggggggggggagggggggtagTAGGAGGGTCCGAGTTTTTGTTATCGGGATTTGGATCCATCACCCCTTGCCCCGCGCTATATATCCAATCGTGATCCTTCCCCATTCACAACAAGCACGAAACCagacatttatgaaatacatgtaatcttcACTGCATGCATAATAATGATATCAGGCTTAATGCCTTATCGATACACAATCAACAGGACTGAGCAAATAACCATATCAATACAAATACTGACAACTCCGATAAGGTCCACCGTTAATGCCGTGTGAGCAATGAGGCCCACGAGccgcttatacatgtatttcttaataTCATTATACTGTGATTTGGTTTGCGTTATGAAGAAGCATACCAAATTCATCGTCTCTTttttcatatatgtatattatgttTCATTATCATATACATTAATAAACTTTGTTCATATTAGGGTCACTCGTTATTTACTGTCCAGTCAATTTAAACAGTTGACACTTCAACACAATCGGATCATGAACCTTTAAGTTTAATAATTGAGTACACAAATTATCTCCCTATACGTACAATGTCAATAATTTAAACACACATCGAAAATAtgatttgatttcaatttttttccgtCTATGTCTACTCgcttgatatatacatgtatgcaccgATAGAAGGTTAACACGTATTATTTGCCTGCACGTGTATTTCTCTCTCGGTGTTTAATAAATACTGATAAATCAATGAATTAattgaatattgaaataatttacttaCCTTTGTTTAATCAGAGCCGGGTACAATTAACATCAGTGTGAAATTCCCCTACTAAGACACCAGCCAgctaaagaaaaaatatcacaCTTTCAGTTTACTCCAAACGAggaagtttcttttttttttattcaagtcTCTTGAATGTTTTAACCGTACGGCGAACTGCCATTGGTTGCCACAATGAAAAGAAATGGGTCAagagaccaaaaaaaaattgtcgttGAAAACGAAGAGGCGGATCCAGTATTTTGAGATACCAATAGGGAGGCCGAAAATTGTACTGCGAACTGTGTAAAAAATTGTAGAAGTTTAATACAGCTAGTTTGAAACTTTCAGTCCtcaattataatgattttaaatatactttttaaagttcGGTATTATATAGATTTATGGGGATTTAGCGTGTAGGACGCGTGTAAGCTTGAGATACTGTGTGAAATAAATCTTAgctttttcatttcttttgtgtGCGTGCTTTTTGGTATGTTATACCTATTTCGTTAATTTCATCCTCCCCATGTTTTtgcatcaaatttatttttgatgtaAAAATTCGAGAAACGGGATAATTAAAAGAGAGGCTTTAggaaacaaatcattaaatataCTTAAACATCTAAATACATAAAttacacattatttttttttatttttttgtcttaaaatCCCAGTATACATCAACATCGCCAATCGTTTAGCGCCATTCACAGTAATTTACAGAGCCTTCTCTTGCTCTGTGACGCAGGCATTCATTGGCTAgctctgcatgtacatgtataattgctATATGGATTTAGATTTTGGTGTTATTTTTGGACTTTATACAGATATTTCACACAGTCAATATAAAAGTCTTGTGAAGTA
This is a stretch of genomic DNA from Crassostrea angulata isolate pt1a10 chromosome 4, ASM2561291v2, whole genome shotgun sequence. It encodes these proteins:
- the LOC128180389 gene encoding SH3 domain-binding protein 2-like; protein product: MSEHKIPQPLDNIGCQDLLQEDYSHCGWLRKQSFINRIGKFRWPQIYMVLSGGCIYYFKNEYSTRPAGKFTLYGYNTVSRAQEKVSPKVAPFAFKVVHASPDYKTYFFAAGSEKEMKEWMKHIKSQLVKANGQKSDNYYYTYKRAGKQAAAEEDDKSMTYQEIETDIYGDTNAFKVTSDYALKFKLKGKDDVSDDEDISVPAPPPPRRIPNKDAYKERPPAPLPGEDTNKPALPTTDIPSVPPRQTGRDVSAKPAKENEHRNGQRPRRQSEDAVAKVHKELTEALSNSHSRGKRGSKDKEESPFTARKMAETVVDEDDDEEDSEDYWENIYYDGEDKDKAQEIIRNIGDDGVYLVRTGADGGQVLVVYAENMPKKYKITNENGEYYLKKDGPHADSVEMLMYEYYTTELPTAKACLETPFKLHPKYKG